From a region of the Globicephala melas chromosome 19, mGloMel1.2, whole genome shotgun sequence genome:
- the TMEM190 gene encoding transmembrane protein 190, which yields MVGSGIPALGLFLLMQGSVGEGADERVRELSRGPPHPPYSLPTPLFSFTDGNGIQGFFYPWSCEGDVWERESCGGQVAIENPNLCLRLRCCYRNGVCYHQRPDENMQRKHMWALGWMCGGLLFLISSICLFWWAKRRDMLRLPWFMKGKCNLSQTVSLLPKDRTPSEKKMASIGSMPTEGALDISGGTDEEGTEGGE from the exons ATGGTGGGGTCTGGGATCCCTGCTTTGGGCCtcttcctgctaatgcagggctcAGTAGGTGAGGGGGCTGATGAGAGGGTCAGAGAGCTGAGCAGAGGCCCTCCTCACCCTCCATACAGCCTCCCAACACCGCTCTTTTCTTTCACAGATGGGAATGGAATCCAGGGATTCTTCTATCCATGGA GCTGTGAGGGAGATGTCTGGGAACGGGAGAGCTGTGGGGGCCAGGTGGCAATTGAGAACCCGAATCTCTGTCTGCGTCTACGATGCTGCTACCGCAACGGGGTCTGCTACCACCAGCGGCCGGATG AAAACATGCAGAGGAAGCACATGTGGGCACTCGGCTGGATGTGCGGAGGCCTCCTCTTCCTGATCTCCAGCATCTGCCTGTTCTG GTGGGCCAAGCGACGGGATATGCTGCGGCTGCCGTGGTTCATGAAGGGCAAGTGCAACCTGTCCCAGACCGTCTCTCTGTTACCCAAGGACCGGACACCGAGCGAAAAGAAGATGGCATCCATTGGCAGCATGCCCACAGAGGGGGCCCTGGACATCTCAGGGGGCACTGATGAGGAGGGCACGGAAGGGGGCGAATAA
- the TMEM238 gene encoding transmembrane protein 238, whose product MAAVSAVCASQGPPPGAPSPPAGAPVPASGLGRCRLALLLAVAMDVAGMAALLTGVFAQLQVRGRDFGDLLIYSGALLVFLSLLGWILWYTGNIEISRQELERDYGLRPSALARLARKLSRRWSAPASSSAGRRAAPSSWGARPAARTPQPPATGSRRVRLQLAALEAGPGAACASKE is encoded by the coding sequence ATGGCGGCGGTGTCGGCGGTGTGCGCCTCGCAGGGGCCCCCGCCGGGCGCACCGTCCCCGCCGGCGGGCGCGCCTGTGCCCGCGTCCGGCCTGGGCCGCTGCCGGTTGGCGCTGCTGCTGGCCGTGGCGATGGACGTGGCGGGCATGGCGGCGCTGCTGACCGGCGTGTTCGCGCAGTTGCAGGTGCGCGGCCGCGACTTCGGCGACCTGCTCATCTACTCGGGCGCGTTGCTCGTCTTCCTAAGCCTGCTCGGCTGGATCCTCTGGTACACCGGCAACATCGAGATCTCGCGCCAGGAACTAGAGCGCGACTACGGCCTGCGGCCCTCGGCGCTCGCCCGCCTCGCGCGAAAGCTCTCCCGCCGCTGGTCGGCGCCGGCTTCCTCCTCCGCCGGCCGGCGCGCCGCGCCCAGCTCCTGGGGAGCGCGCCCCGCCGCCCGCACGCCCCAGCCGCCCGCCACCGGCTCCCGCCGCGTGCGCCTGCAGCTCGCCGCGCTCGAGGCCGGGCCTGGGGCGGCGTGTGCGAGCAAAGAGTGA
- the GARIN5B gene encoding LOW QUALITY PROTEIN: Golgi-associated RAB2 interactor protein 5B (The sequence of the model RefSeq protein was modified relative to this genomic sequence to represent the inferred CDS: inserted 1 base in 1 codon; deleted 1 base in 1 codon), producing MNWLWNIRRWEPLQGPLKWVPTLGELQKTLQKGEYLPLRPLPMFESNFVQVTSRGAPVYVHHRTNRVTMGVAASLPGLVLPDILLMAQPAAGRERSSLVLTRMIPLDLAHLYVHDLSAWHLKLRLVMGRRYYLELDAPDNEVSFLFDCWIRLINLLRQPATSWAPRTLHTPPMDPGHGCSDSEGATCLAGLLETPSLCISEDSPEMPLLGSCDHLHMYPWQQDMDDLMDPEASTLSTSSLCPAAYPPDFRRCNEQARPLDSVQRLWPPPSQKPPAIPAASCKAPFILDQSQKFLAVPAPSRKAPAFPAAPQEAPATPAPSQKATHVLATPHKAPAMPAPSQKAAYTLAVPLKAVSPPAPNRKSVFLPTLSHKALTLPTQYQMTLDPATTGVLPAGSHGGDVLEKSKPEGKPEPXVLMGTQETNIVEVRTQKTSLELPFTTTEKESEEVLVSRAQDVTADGLKGKGKLEDKVRRMKEEISLDMLGFKSKEVGQQQKWIKTQELAIEEASQGQTGPFSVEGLTRAKLMITASSKDPSLRSALFNLPCWLSTQQGSAMPTTDTVPLSTTKVSWLEEMPVVVREQPQLGAWATGNMHPWAEVEEVPRDPKGPSKASPFPKRATSSPKVNAASLTPISLPSARWEDVTESPTSLTPVSKMEARVSQQPRRVSQEPKRVLDQCPMATVGSSLEILLPTLLEIESMKDMASKVEKIEEVGIFAPSPSMHGSQRPQ from the exons ATGAACTGGCTCTGGAACATCAGGCGTTGGGAGCCACTCCAGGGCCCCCTGAAGTGGGTCCCCACCCTGGGCGAGCTGCAGAAGACCCTCCAGAAGGGCGAGTACTTGCCCCTCCGCCCGCTGCCCATGTTCGAGAGTAACTTTGTCCAG GTGACCAGTCGAGGGGCCCCAGTGTATGTGCACCACAGAACCAACCGAGTGACCATGGGCGTGGCTGCCTCCCTGCCAGGCCTGGTGTTGCCAGACATCCTGCTGATGGCCCAG CCCGCCGCGGGCAGGGAGCGCTCCAGCCTCGTCCTCACCAG GATGATCCCGCTGGACCTGGCCCACCTCTACGTCCACGACCTGTCTGCCTGGCACCTGAAGCTGCGTCTGGTCATGGGCCGCCGCTATTACCTGGAGCTGGACGCCCCTGACAATGAGGTCAGCTTCCTGTTTGACTGCTGGATCCGCCTCATCAACCTGCTCCGGCAGCCCGCCACCTCCTGGGCCCCCAGGACCCTTCACACGCCCCCCATGGACCCGGGCCAC GGTTGCTCTGATTCTGAGGGGGCCACATGCCTGGCAGGTTTACTTGAGACCCCTTCACTCTGTATCTCAGAGGACAGCCCTGAAATGCCCTTGCTGGGCTCCTGTGATCACTTGCATATGTACCCGTGGCAACAGGACATGGACGACCTGATGGACCCGGAGGCCAGCACCTTGTCCACgtcctccctctgcccagccgCCTACCCTCCTGACTTCCGCAGGTGCAACGAACAGGCCAGGCCTCTGGACTCCGTGCAGAGACTGTGGCCGCCGCCCTCCCAGAAGCCCCCAGCCATCCCTGCTGCCTCTTGTAAGGCTCCATTCATCCTTGACCAATCCCAGAAGTTCTTGGCTGTACCTGCTCCATCCCGGAAAGCACCAGCTTTTCCTGCTGCTCCCCAGGAGGCCCCAGCCACACCTGCCCCATCTCAGAAGGCCACACATGTATTGGCTACGCCCCACAAGGCCCCAGCCATGCCTGCCCCATCTCAGAAGGCCGCGTATACACTTGCTGTTCCCCTGAAGGCTGTGTCCCCCCCTGCTCCAAACAGGAAATCTGTGTTCCTACCTACCCTGTCCCATAAGGCTCTGACCTTACCTACCCAATACCAAATGACATTGGACCCTGCCACCACTGGCGTGTTGCCTGCGGGAAGTCACGGAGGAGATGTGCTTGAGAAAAGCAAGCCTGAAGGGAAGCCAGAGC TGGTGTTGATGGGCACCCAGGAAACAAACATAGTAGAGGTGAGGACTCAGAAAACATCCCTGGAGCTGCCTTTCACCACCACCGAGAAGGAGTCGGAGGAAGTCCTGGTCAGCAGAGCCCAGGATGTCACCGCGGATGGCTTGAAGGGCAAGGGCAAGTTGGAGGACAAAGTCCGCAGGATGAAGGAGGAGATCTCTCTGGACATGCTGGGCTTCAAATCCAAGGAGGTGGGGCAGCAGCAGAAGTGGATCAAGACCCAGGAGTTGGCCATCGAGGAAGCCTCACAGGGGCAGACCGGGCCCTTCTCAGTGGAAGGGCTCACCCGTGCCAAGCTGATGATCACTGCCAGTTCCAAGGATCCCTCCTTGAGATCAGCTCTGTTCAATCTGCCCTGCTGGCTCTCAACCCAGCAGGGGTCTGCCATGCCAACTACGGACACGGTACCCCTCAGCACCACCAAGGTGTCCTGGCTGGAGGAGATGCCGGTGGTGGTCAGGGAGCAGCCACAGTTGGGGGCCTGGGCGACGGGGAACATGCATCCATGGGCGGAGGTGGAGGAGGTGCCCCGGGACCCAAAGGGGCCTTCCAAAGCGTCCCCCTTCCCCAAGCGTGCCACCAGCAGCCCCAAGGTGAATGCTGCCTCCCTGACTCCCATCTCTCTGCCCTCAGCAAGGTGGGAGGACGTAACGGAGTCTCCTACCTCTCTGACCCCTGTCTCAAAGATGGAGGCCAGGGTCTCCCAACAGCCCAGGAGAGTATCT
- the RPL28 gene encoding large ribosomal subunit protein eL28, producing MSAHLQWMVVRNCSSFLIKRNKQTYSTEPNNLKARNSFRYNGLIHRKTVGVEPAADGKGVVVVMKRRSGQRKPATSYVRTTINKNARATLSSIRHMIRKNKYRPDLRMAAIRRASAILRSQKPVMVKRKRTRPTKSS from the exons ATGTCCGCGCATCTGCAGTGGATGGTCGTGCGGAACTGCTCCAGCTTCTTGATCAAGAGGAATAAGCAGACATACAGCACC GAACCCAATAACCTGAAGGCCCGCAACTCTTTTCGCTACAACGGGCTCATTCACCGCAAGACTGTGGGCGTGGAGCCGGCGGCGGACGGCAAAGGGGTCGTGGTGGTCATGAAGCGGAGATCCG gccAGCGAAAGCCGGCCACTTCTTATGTGCGGACCACCATCAACAAGAATGCCCGGGCCACCCTCAGCAGCATCCGGCACATGATCCGAAAGAACAAGTACCGCCCGGATTTGCGtatg GCTGCCATCCGCAGAGCCAGCGCCATCCTGCGCAGCCAGAAGCCTGTGATGGTGAAGAGGAAGCGGACCCGCCCCACCAAGAGCTCCTGA
- the IL11 gene encoding interleukin-11 encodes MSAGALGALQLPGVLTRLRADLFSYLRHVQWLRRAGGPSLRTLEPDLGALQARLDRLLRRLQLLMSRLALPQAPPDPPAPALAPPASPWGGVRAAHAILGGLHLTLDWAVRGLLLLKTRL; translated from the exons ATGAGTGCGGGGGCGCTGGGAGCCCTGCAG CTCCCGGGAGTGCTGACACGGCTGCGGGCAGACCTGTTCTCCTACCTGAGGCATGTGCAGTGGCTGCGCCGGGCAGGAGGCCCTTCCCTGCGGACCCTGGAGCCCGATCTAGGCGCCCTGCAGGCCCGGTTGGACCGGCTGCTGCGCCGGCTGCAGCTCCTG ATGTCCCgcctggccctgccccaggcGCCCCCAGACCCACCGGCACCCGCCCTGGCTCCCCCGGCCTCACCCTGGGGAGGTGTCCGGGCGGCCCATGCCATCCTTGGGGGGCTGCACCTGACGCTCGACTGGGCTGTGCGGGGCTTGCTACTGCTGAAGACTCGGCTGTGA